AGGCCAGGCGTGCGGCAGGCAAGGACACCTCCTCGCCGAATCTCGTGATGTCGTCCGCCGTGCAGGTGTGCTGGGAGAAGTTCTGCAACTACTTCGACGTCGAACCGCGCTACGTGCCGATCAGCGAGGAGCACAAGACGCTCGACGGGCACGACCTGGCGAAGTACATCGACGAGAACACGATCGGCGTCGTGGCGATCATGGGGGTCACCTACACCGGCATGTACGAGCCGGTCGCAGAGATCGCCGCAGCCCTCGACGAGATCCAGAGGACGACGGGCCTCGACATCCCCATCCACGTCGACGGCGCATCCGGAGCGATGATCGCGCCGTTCCTGCAGCCGGACCTGGTCTGGGACTTCCGCCTCGAGCGGGTGCATTCGATCAGCACATCGGGACACAAGTACGGTCTGGTGTACCCGGGACTGGGGTGGGTGATCTGGCGGGACGCGAAGTGGCTGCCGGAGGATCTGGTGTTCAAGGTCAGCTATCTGGGCGGAGAGATGCCCACGTTCGCCTTGAATTTCTCGCGCCCCGGTGCGCAGGTCGTGTTGCAGTACTATCTGTTCCTCCGGCTCGGCTTCGAGGGATACCGTGCCGTGCAGCAGGAATCTCAGGATGTGGCGAAGTTCCTGTCCGCGGGCATCGCGAAGCTCGACGCCTTCGAGCTGTGGAATGACGGCAGCGATATCCCCGTCTTCGCGTGGCGGCTCAAAGACGGGCACACGCACAACTGGACCCTCTACGACCTGCAGGACCGTCTGCGGATGCGCGGCTGGCTGATCCCGGCGTACCCGATGCCCGCTGATCTCGAGCAGATCACTGTGCAGCGCATCGTCGTCCGCAACGGCCTCAGCATGGATCTGGCTCAGTCTCTGCTGCAGGAGATCGAGAACGAGGTCGCCTATCTCGACAACCTCGACGCGCCCATGCCCCGTGAAGCATCCCACGCGGCGTTCCACCACTGAGGCGTGCCGACATGTCCACTTCGAAGACACCGGCTCCTCGCACCCCGTCCGGCACGCCTGGGGCGGTCTCGAATCACCCTCTTGCGCCGCGTTCCGCCGTGACGAGCTTTCTCGGCGTGGGCCAGCTCGCCCTGCTCACCCTCGTCGTCGTCGCGAGTCTGCGGTCGCTTCCGGCGATGGCGGTCTTCGGCCTCGGAAGCGTGACGCTGTACATCATCCCGGCGATCCTGTTCCTCATCCCCACGGCGCTCGTGGCGGCCGAGCTGGCCACCGGGTGGAAGGGCGGTGTGTACATCTGGATCAGAGAGGCGATGGGCAACCGCTGGGGCTTCACCGCCGTCTGGCTGCAGTGGATCCAGAACGTCGTCTGGTACCCGACGCAGCTCGCGTTCATCGCCGGCGCGCTCGCGTTCGTCGTTCTCGATCCCTCCCTGTCGAGTTCCGGCTTCTTCACCGCAGTGGTGATTCTCGTCCTCTACTGGGGCTCCACGCTGATCGCGCTGCGCGGAGGGAACCTCTTCGCGAAGCTCGGCTCCTGGGGTGGCATCCTCGGAACCCTGCTGCCCGCTGCTCTGCTGATCGTCTTCGGAGCGATCTGGGTGTTCAGCGGTGAGAAGACGCAGGTGCCGCTCACTCCGGAGGCGGTGATTCCGCCGTTCACCGGCATCGCGTCGATCGTGCTCATCGTGTCGAACTTCCTCGCCTACGCCGGCATGGAGGTCAACGCTGTGCATGTGAATCAGATGAAGGATCCGGGGCGCGGGTTCCCGCGTTCGATCTTCCTTTCCGCGATCCTCATCCTGCTCGTGTTCATCCTGCCGACGATCGCGATCGCCGTGGCGGTGCCACAGAAGGAGCTCGGCTTGACCAATGGCATCATGCTCGCGTTCCAGGCGTACTTCGGACACTGGGGTGTCGGTCAGTGGGCGACAGCTGTGGTGTCGGCGCTGATCGCCGCCGGCGCGCTGGCCTCGGTGATCACCTGGATCGTCGGTCCGTCGAAGGGCGTGCTCGCTGCGGCGGAGACCGGCCTGCTGCCGCGCTGGCTGCAGAAGAAGAACAAGGCCGGCGTGCAGTCCGGGATCCTGATGCTGCAGGGGACGATCGTCACGCTGCTGGCCGCGATCTTCATCATCGTCCCGAACGTCAGCGCCGCGTTCGTCGCGCTGATCGACATGTCCGCCGCGCTGTATCTCATCATGTACATGATGATGTTCGCGTCTGCGCTCATCCTCCGACGGACGCAGGGGGGAGTGAAGCGCGCGTATCGCGTGCCCGCGCTCGGGCTGGTGGCGGGCGTCGGGTTCCTCGCGAGCGCGACGGCATTCCTGTTCGCCTTCATCCCGCCGCAGGGCTTCACGGCCTTCCCGCCGGCGCTCTACCCGTGGATCGTCGCGGCGGTGATCGTGGTTCTCGGAGGCCCACCGCTTCTCTTCTACGCATTGAGGAAGCCCTCCTGGGATACTCGCAGCGATGCAGAGAAGGCCGCGCACGGCACACACGATGAGGACACCACCTCCACGGCCTGAGATTTCCTGGAGCAGATCACATCGGGCATGGATTGTCGGGTGTGCGCGCTGGCGCGAGGACAGACTCGATCTCGAAGGGGGACACCATGATCTCTGAGCTCAACGGACTCATCGACGAAGTCGGGGTGCGCCTGGCTGAGGATCTTGATGTGCCTGCTCTTGCTCGTCGCCTCGGCACGACGGAGTATCACCTGCGACGGATGTTCTCGTCGCTCGTGGGAATGCCGCTGTCCGAGTATGTGCGGCGGCGTCGGATGACGGTTGCGGCCGCCGATGTCCTGGCGGACGTGCCGTTGCTCGACGTCGCCGTCCGCTACGGGTATGGCTCGACGGAGGCACTCAACAGGGCGTTTCGTGCGGTGCACGGTATCAGCCCTGCAGAACTGCGTCAGCATGGTGGGCCCCTTCGCTCTCAACCGCAGCTCAGGCTCCGCCTGACGATCGAAGGACGCTCCACCATGGACTCTCGCATCACCGACCACCCGCCGTTCCGCCTCGTCGGCCATGCCGTACAGGTGCCGCTCATCCACCAGGGGGTCAACCCGCACATCCAGGCGCACATCGCATCGCTTCCCCTGGCGGAGCATGAGCGACTCAAGCAGCTCAGCGACAGCGAGCCCGCAGGGCTCCTGCAGGTGAGCGCCGACGTCGACCCCGACTTCACCGAGGGCAGCACGCTCACCTATCTGCACGGCGTCGCCATCGATCGCGCCACAGCCGTTCCGGATGACCTCGACGTCATCGACGTTCCGGCCGGATCCTGGGTCGTGTTCCGCTCATCGGGCCCATACCCGGAGGCGTTGCAGGAGACCTATGCGGCATCGGCCGCGGACTGGTTCCCTTCGAACCCCTGGCGTCTGCGCGAGGGGCCGTCGATCGTCGCCGTCATCGACCGCGCTGAGGATTTCCGCACCGCGACGACGGAACTCTGGATGCCGATCGAACGTCAGGCCTGAGATAACGGGGCGGCCGGGTCGGAACTGACATTCCGACCCGGCCGCTTCTTAGGTCAGGCGCGACTCAGTCGTTCCACGACCAGATGTCGTCGCCGCGCAGTGTGGCGTCGGCGCCCCCGTCGACGTAGATCGTCTGGCCGGCCATGTGCGTATTCTCGACGCTCGTGAGCCAGATCAGAAGAGTGGCGATCGACTCGGCGGGCTGATGGTAGTTGAGCGGCATCGGCACGTGGGCGTCGACGAGCGCCAGGCCCTCGGGGTTGTTGAGCAGCTCCTGTGTCATCGGCGTGATGACGGTGCCGGGGGCGACGGCGTTGAGGGGGATGCCCGCGCCGGCCCAGTTCTCGGTGATCGACTCACGGCGCACCCATCGTGAGATGGCGCGCTTCGACGAGGGGTATGCGGCGCGACCCGCACGGGGATCCTGCGCGATGAGGTCTTCGGCCACGGCCAACGTCGCCGCTTCGTCGCCGGAGAGCGCCGCTTCGACCAGACGTGCAGAGTTCGGCTGCAGCGAGGCCATCGACGACACGACGGCCGCTCGCGGAGCATCCGATGCGCGCAGCGCCGGAAGCAGGCCCTCGAGCACCTCGGTGACGCCGAAGTAGTTGACCGACATCGTGATCGGCTTCGGTGCGGAGATGCCGGCGCAGGCGATGACACCGTCGATGACCCCACCCGACGCCTCGATCGCCTGCGCAACCGCCGCGGTTCGACCCTCGGCCGTGGAGAGGTCGGCGTCGATGTCGGCACCGCGCAGGTCGATGCCGATGGTTCGCTCGCCGCGTTCCTGCAGAAGGCGCACGGTGGTGGCGCCGATTCCCGAGGCAGCTCCGGTGACGACGTAGGTGCGGGTCATTGTGATTCCCTTCGGTGCAACAGTGTGTGCACCGAGCCTACGCTCGTGATCTGGTTGCCAGCCGTGCCTCGAGGCCTGCCTTCACTGCCGGCCACTCGGGTTCGATGATCGAGTACTCGACGCTGTCACGCAGTGCGCCGTTGCGGTAACGGCTCACCGCGCGCATGACGCCGTCCTGCTTCGCGCCGAGGCGCTCGATCGCCGCACGGGACTGCTGATTCACCCACTGCGTCGTGAGTCCGACACGGAAGACCCCCAGCGTCTCGAAAGCGTGGCGAAGGAGCAGCAGCTTCGACTCCGCGTTCGTTCCGGTGCCGTGCGCGGAGGGCCGGTTCCACGTGTAACCGATGTGCAGCCGCGGTACCGTCTCTTCGATGTCGTAGTACGAGGTCATCCCGATGATGCGGCCGGTGGCGTCGAAGGTCGTGAAGGGGATCATCTCGCCCTTCTCCAAAAGGCCCAGGCGGCGCTCGATCTCGCCCTCCAGGCCGTCGGCCGTCGGGACCGAGGTGTACCAGGAGCGCGCGCGCAGATCGCCTTCGCCGGAGGCCTCGAGCAGACCGTCGTAGTGCGCGCGCTCGAGCGGGCGAAGCTCGACGAGCGAGCCGGTCAGAGTCAGCGGTGCGGGCGGGGTGCGAAAGGTCATGCGCACATTCAACAGGAGCAGCGCGGGTATCGTGAAACAGGTGAAGACTGTGCCTTTCGCCGGAGCATCCGCCGCTGCCCTGATCGCGGGGATGATGCGGATTCCCGACAAGTCGGATGCCGAGATCCGTGAGCTCTATAACACTGCGCGCGGTGCCGGAATCGACTTCTTCGATCACGCCGACATCTACGGCGGACAGATGCACCTGTGCGAAGAGCGCTTCGGCGCAGCGCTGCGCCTGAGCGCGGCTGAGCGCGCCGAGGTCATGATCCAGACCAAGTGCGGCATCGTGCCGGCGCAGGGCATGTTCGACTTCTCCTACGCGCACATCGTGCGTCAGGTCGAGGACTCGCTGCGCGCCCTGCAGACGGACTACGTCGACGTTCTCCTGCTGCACCGACCCGATGCCCTCGTTGAACCCGAGGAGGTCGCGCGCGCCTTCGACGAGCTCGAAGCGGCCGGAAAGGTGCGCGCCTTCGGCGTCTCGAACCATACGCCGCGCCAGATCGACCTGTTGAAGACAGCCGTACGGCAGCCGATCGTGGCCAACCAGCTGCAGCTGTCGATCACGCACGCCCCGATCATCGCGCAGCCACTGGCGGCGAACATGGAGGGGCTGGCGCAGAGCGCGGTGCTCGACGGCGGCGGCATCGTCGAGTACTGCCGCATCAACGGGATCACGATCCAGGCGTGGTCGCCGTTCCATGCCGGATTCTTCACGGGGGTGTTCCTCGACAACCCGGAGTACCCCGAACTCAACGAGGTCATCGCCCGCCTTGCCGCCTCGTACGGCGTGACGCCCATAGGAATCGCGACGGCCTGGATCACCCGCCACCCCGCGAAGATGCAGGTCGTGCTCGGCACGACCACAGCGCAGCGGATCGAGGACGCTGCGGCGGGTGCCGACATCGAACTCACCCGCGCGGAGTGGTACGAACTCTTCCGTGCGGCCGGACACCTGCTTCCCTAGGCTGAAATCATGTACATTCTGCTCTCGCTGCTGATGCTGGCCCTCATGGTCGGGGCGATCATCGACATCATGCGTCGTGACGACAGCGAGGTGAAATTCCTGCCCAAGATCGCATGGGTGCTCATCGCCGTTCTGATTCCGTTGGGCGGGCTGCTCTGGTTCCTGCTCGGACGCGAATACAACGGATCCGGGGTCTCGCTGCCGCGGATGGCTCGGCGAGAGCGCGCGCCGAGGAGGCCACAGACGCCCTCTGCGCCGGCGCGGCCCACCGACACGCGGTCGACGGAGCAGCAGATCGCGGATCTCGATCGTGAGATCGAGGAGTGGCGGCTGCGCGCGGAGATCGAGAAGCGTCGCCGCGAGGGCGGCGAGAGCGACCCGGTCTAGGCGCGGGCGAAAGCGTCGCGCAGGGCCGGCTCCAGCTCGGGGTAGTGGAACGAGAACCCGGCGGACAGCAGGGTCTCCGGAAGCACCCAGCGGCTTTTGAGGATGAGCTCTGTCTCGGTGCGGATGCCGATGGCGCCGAGCTCGAGCATCCATCGCGGCATGGGCGGACCGAACGGCACGCCCAGCACGTTGCGCACGGTCGCCATGAAGGTGCGGTTGTCGACGGGGTGAGGTGCCGCGGCGTTGATCGGCCCGTGCAGCCAGGGCGTCGACTCGAAGAAGTCGAGCATGCGCGCGACATCGTCGATGTGCACCCAGCTGAAGCGCTGCGTGCCGCGAGGAGCGCCGAAGTCGTGCGCCGTTCCGGCGGCACGCCGCGCGGCGCTGACGGGCCATCGTCCGTCGTGCTGCGCGCCGCCGAGACCGAGCCGTGCAAGGGTGCGCAGAGGGCCGAGGACGCCGCCGTCACCGAGCACGATCGCCGTGCGCAGCGCGATGCGTCGTGTGGCGGGCAAGGGGGCTGCGAAGAGTTCGCGCTCCCAGCTCTTGGCCACATCGACGGAGAAGCCCGTGCCTAGTTCGCCTGTCGACTCCGTCATCGGGCGGTCTTCTGCATGGCGGTAGATGGTCGCCGTCGAGGAGTTCACCCAGAGCGCAGGCGGGGCGGATGCGGACGCGATCGCCGCGCTGAGGGCTGCAGTGGTCGCCTCGCGGGAGCGGAAGATCTCCGCCCGGTTCTCGGGGGTGTAGCGGCAGTTCACGCTCTTGCCGGCCAGCCCCACGACGAGGCTTGCGCCGTCGACAGCCTCCGCGATGCCGACGGAGTCGTCCCAGCTGAGGTCGGCGCCACGGCGAGAGATCGTCACGACCTCGCGACCCGCAGAACGATAGCGCTCTTGCAGCACCCGACCCATGAACCCGGTCGATCCGCCCAGCACGACGCGTCCGTCGGTCATCCGTTCTCCTTCTCGATGCGGTAGTCGAACCAGCCCTCGTATTCGTACACGCGCCCGATGAGCGGCGCGTCGACCGTGAGGGTCACGTGCTGTTGCGCCCGCTCGTCGTCGAAGCGTTCGATGAGGCGGACCGTCGGGGAGAGGAGGCGCGGAAGGCGCACCCGCAGGCGTCCCCATCGCACTCCGACCCGAACGCTCGTGAGCAGCAGTGCGCCGTCGCGGACATCGACATCGAAGGATGCGGCGATCGTGCCGGGTTCGCCGAGCTCGTCGACGATGCGTCCGTAGCGGCCCAGGGCGACGGCATCCTGCATGATCCAGGTACCGGAGGGACGGTGGAACTCGCGCTCGGCGATCGCGCGGAATACGATGGTGCGGTTCAGGACACGGAACGGGACGTCGCGCTCCCATCCGGCGAAGAGCACGCCGCGCTTCTCGAGCGGGCGCAGAAACGGCCACAGCCAGCGGCGGGGTGTGCCGGCGCGAGTGAACACGCCCTCGCCGACGCCGACATGGCCTGCCGGAATCGCAGAGAAGTACAGCCGGAGGCGGGGATGCAGGTCGGCTTCGCGCGCCCCGATCGCCCGCCGATACGGGGATTGCGGGATCGCGGTCACCTCACGAGCGTATCGTCACCGGTCGGCGTGCGCGGCGACGTAGGCGTCGACCCGGGCGGGGGAGAGGATCTCGTTCGCCACCATGATCGCGGCCCCGAACACGGCGGCGCGCTCGCCGCCCTGCGACTGCACGATCGCGAGATGCTGTGTGGCCAGCGGGATCGAACGCCGGTAGACGACCTCGCGCACCCCGGCGAGCAGGTGCTCGCCTGCGCGCGCGATGCTGCCGCCGATCACGATGGTCGACGGATTGAGCATGTTCACCATGGTCGCGAGGACTTCACCGACGTCGCGTCCGGCCTGCCGCGTCGCGGTGATCGCTGCCTGGTCTCCGGCGCGCACGAGCTCGATGACGTCGGCGCTGCGATGCGTGTCGTAGCCCTGGTCGCGAAGCACTGCCGCGATCGCGGGCCCGCTCGCGAGCGCTTCGAGGTCGCGGTCGTCGGCGGGGTCACGCCCGGAGTCCTGCCGGTAGGGGACGTGCACGTGGCCCATGTCGCCCGCCGACCCCTGGGCGCCGCGCTGCAGCTGTCCGCCCGCGATGATCCCCGCGCCGATCCCGGTGGAGACCTTCACGAAGAGGAGGTCATCGACGTCCGACCAGCGCAGTGCGTGCTCGCCGAGCGCCAGGATGTTCACATCGTTGTCGACGAGGACGGGAACGGCGTGCGTGCGCTGCACATAGGACGGCACGTCGAAGCGGTCCCAGCCGGGCATGATCGGCGGGTTCGTCGGACGCCCCGTGGAATGCTCGACAGGGCCAGGAACACCGACGCCCACGCCGAGCAGCGGTCGCTGCGGCGTGATCAGGTCGGCGAGCAGCTCCGCCCCGTCAGTGAGGATCGAGTCGAGGACGCGTTCGGGACCGTCGGCGATGTCGATCGCGCGGGTGCGCGCGTCGAGGATGCGCCCGGAGAGGTCAGCGACGGCGGCGGTGCCGTGGGTTGCGCCCAGATCGAGGGCGAGGACGACGCCGGCCTCGGTGTTGAAGGCGATGCGTGCAGGAGGGCGGCCACCCGTGGACACGGCTTCGCCCGCGGGGTGCAGCAGTCCCGAGGCCACAAGGGCGTCGATGCGCAGAGCCACCGTAGAGCGCGCAAGCCCGGTCATCGCGGCGAGCTCGGCTTTCGTGCGTGCCTGTCCGTCGCGGAGGATCTGGAAGATCTCACCGGCGCCGGAATTGGCGAGAGTCGTCGCAGTCATTCGGTCAGTAAACCACACCCCTTATGGGGAACATCCGTCTTCTTCTGATTGTCGTCAAAATACTTTTGACAAAGAACTAGCAAAAGTTGTCGAAGTTGTGTCAGAATCATCGACATGACAACGGACGTCACAGACACCGGCGTCGGAACGATCCGATCCGGCATCCTCGGTGGGGGCTTCATGGCTCGCGTGCACCGCGCAGCGGTGCGCAACGCGGGCGGCGAGGTCACCTCGCTCGCCACCTCCTCCCTCTCCAGCGCGGAGCGCGTTGCGCGCAGCCTCGGAGTGGAGCGCGCGCAGAGCGCGCCCGATCTGCTGGCCGATCCCGGCATCGATCTCGTCCACGTCTGCACGCCGAACGCCACACACGCGCAACTGGCGCTCGCGGCCATCGCGGCGGGCAAGCACGTCGTCTGTGAGAAGCCCCTGGCAACGACCCCTGCGGATGCCGACCTCCTTGTCGAGGCCGCTGCGCGCGAGGGCGTCGTCGGAGCCGTCCCCTTCGTCTACCGGTATCACCCTATGGTCAGAGAGGCGCGAGCCCGCGTCCTGGCGGGACAGGCCGGCGCGCTGCTCTCCCTGGACTGCGGATACCTGCAGGACTGGATGCTGCACGAGAGCGATGACGACTGGCGCGTGCAGAGCGCCACGGCCGGAGATTCTCGGGCCTTCGCGGACATCGGTTCGCACCTCTGCGACCTCATCGAGTTCGTGACCGGTGAGCGCATCATGCGCCTCACCGCTCGCACGCGCCGCGTCTTTCAGGACCGGGGCGGCAACACCGTGGACACGGAAGACATCGCAGCCGTTCTCGTGGAGATGGAGAGCGGCGCGCTCGGCAGCCTCCTTGTGTCCCAGATGGCGCCGGGGCGCAAGAACGCGCTGACACTGGAGATCCACGGCAGCCGCGAGACCCTTCGCTTCGAGCAGGAGCGTCCCGAAGAGCTCTGGCTCGGCGGACGTGAGAGTTCGGCGCTGCTGCTGCGCGACCCCGCGACGGCGAGCGCCGACTCCGCCCGTCTGCAGACCCTGCCCGCGGGGCATGCGATGGGCTACCAGGACGCGTTCAACGGCTTCATGGCGGATGTGCACGCCGCGATCGCCGGCGCGGAGCCCGAGGGCC
The DNA window shown above is from Microbacterium keratanolyticum and carries:
- a CDS encoding glutamate decarboxylase; this translates as MTSDDSFSPAAPLFTRPVEAAGAPRHVIPATETLPATAKQIIEDETMLDGNARLNLATFVSTWMDDDARQVYEASFDKNMIDKDEYPQTAAIEDNCWRMLANLWNAPDAARSIGTSTIGSSEACMLGGLAFKRRWQQARRAAGKDTSSPNLVMSSAVQVCWEKFCNYFDVEPRYVPISEEHKTLDGHDLAKYIDENTIGVVAIMGVTYTGMYEPVAEIAAALDEIQRTTGLDIPIHVDGASGAMIAPFLQPDLVWDFRLERVHSISTSGHKYGLVYPGLGWVIWRDAKWLPEDLVFKVSYLGGEMPTFALNFSRPGAQVVLQYYLFLRLGFEGYRAVQQESQDVAKFLSAGIAKLDAFELWNDGSDIPVFAWRLKDGHTHNWTLYDLQDRLRMRGWLIPAYPMPADLEQITVQRIVVRNGLSMDLAQSLLQEIENEVAYLDNLDAPMPREASHAAFHH
- a CDS encoding amino acid permease; the protein is MSTSKTPAPRTPSGTPGAVSNHPLAPRSAVTSFLGVGQLALLTLVVVASLRSLPAMAVFGLGSVTLYIIPAILFLIPTALVAAELATGWKGGVYIWIREAMGNRWGFTAVWLQWIQNVVWYPTQLAFIAGALAFVVLDPSLSSSGFFTAVVILVLYWGSTLIALRGGNLFAKLGSWGGILGTLLPAALLIVFGAIWVFSGEKTQVPLTPEAVIPPFTGIASIVLIVSNFLAYAGMEVNAVHVNQMKDPGRGFPRSIFLSAILILLVFILPTIAIAVAVPQKELGLTNGIMLAFQAYFGHWGVGQWATAVVSALIAAGALASVITWIVGPSKGVLAAAETGLLPRWLQKKNKAGVQSGILMLQGTIVTLLAAIFIIVPNVSAAFVALIDMSAALYLIMYMMMFASALILRRTQGGVKRAYRVPALGLVAGVGFLASATAFLFAFIPPQGFTAFPPALYPWIVAAVIVVLGGPPLLFYALRKPSWDTRSDAEKAAHGTHDEDTTSTA
- a CDS encoding aldo/keto reductase; the encoded protein is MKQVKTVPFAGASAAALIAGMMRIPDKSDAEIRELYNTARGAGIDFFDHADIYGGQMHLCEERFGAALRLSAAERAEVMIQTKCGIVPAQGMFDFSYAHIVRQVEDSLRALQTDYVDVLLLHRPDALVEPEEVARAFDELEAAGKVRAFGVSNHTPRQIDLLKTAVRQPIVANQLQLSITHAPIIAQPLAANMEGLAQSAVLDGGGIVEYCRINGITIQAWSPFHAGFFTGVFLDNPEYPELNEVIARLAASYGVTPIGIATAWITRHPAKMQVVLGTTTAQRIEDAAAGADIELTRAEWYELFRAAGHLLP
- a CDS encoding AraC family transcriptional regulator produces the protein MISELNGLIDEVGVRLAEDLDVPALARRLGTTEYHLRRMFSSLVGMPLSEYVRRRRMTVAAADVLADVPLLDVAVRYGYGSTEALNRAFRAVHGISPAELRQHGGPLRSQPQLRLRLTIEGRSTMDSRITDHPPFRLVGHAVQVPLIHQGVNPHIQAHIASLPLAEHERLKQLSDSEPAGLLQVSADVDPDFTEGSTLTYLHGVAIDRATAVPDDLDVIDVPAGSWVVFRSSGPYPEALQETYAASAADWFPSNPWRLREGPSIVAVIDRAEDFRTATTELWMPIERQA
- a CDS encoding ROK family transcriptional regulator, with the translated sequence MTATTLANSGAGEIFQILRDGQARTKAELAAMTGLARSTVALRIDALVASGLLHPAGEAVSTGGRPPARIAFNTEAGVVLALDLGATHGTAAVADLSGRILDARTRAIDIADGPERVLDSILTDGAELLADLITPQRPLLGVGVGVPGPVEHSTGRPTNPPIMPGWDRFDVPSYVQRTHAVPVLVDNDVNILALGEHALRWSDVDDLLFVKVSTGIGAGIIAGGQLQRGAQGSAGDMGHVHVPYRQDSGRDPADDRDLEALASGPAIAAVLRDQGYDTHRSADVIELVRAGDQAAITATRQAGRDVGEVLATMVNMLNPSTIVIGGSIARAGEHLLAGVREVVYRRSIPLATQHLAIVQSQGGERAAVFGAAIMVANEILSPARVDAYVAAHADR
- a CDS encoding PLDc N-terminal domain-containing protein, which encodes MYILLSLLMLALMVGAIIDIMRRDDSEVKFLPKIAWVLIAVLIPLGGLLWFLLGREYNGSGVSLPRMARRERAPRRPQTPSAPARPTDTRSTEQQIADLDREIEEWRLRAEIEKRRREGGESDPV
- a CDS encoding epimerase — translated: MTDGRVVLGGSTGFMGRVLQERYRSAGREVVTISRRGADLSWDDSVGIAEAVDGASLVVGLAGKSVNCRYTPENRAEIFRSREATTAALSAAIASASAPPALWVNSSTATIYRHAEDRPMTESTGELGTGFSVDVAKSWERELFAAPLPATRRIALRTAIVLGDGGVLGPLRTLARLGLGGAQHDGRWPVSAARRAAGTAHDFGAPRGTQRFSWVHIDDVARMLDFFESTPWLHGPINAAAPHPVDNRTFMATVRNVLGVPFGPPMPRWMLELGAIGIRTETELILKSRWVLPETLLSAGFSFHYPELEPALRDAFARA
- a CDS encoding DUF4166 domain-containing protein, with the protein product MTAIPQSPYRRAIGAREADLHPRLRLYFSAIPAGHVGVGEGVFTRAGTPRRWLWPFLRPLEKRGVLFAGWERDVPFRVLNRTIVFRAIAEREFHRPSGTWIMQDAVALGRYGRIVDELGEPGTIAASFDVDVRDGALLLTSVRVGVRWGRLRVRLPRLLSPTVRLIERFDDERAQQHVTLTVDAPLIGRVYEYEGWFDYRIEKENG
- a CDS encoding Gfo/Idh/MocA family protein, whose product is MTTDVTDTGVGTIRSGILGGGFMARVHRAAVRNAGGEVTSLATSSLSSAERVARSLGVERAQSAPDLLADPGIDLVHVCTPNATHAQLALAAIAAGKHVVCEKPLATTPADADLLVEAAAREGVVGAVPFVYRYHPMVREARARVLAGQAGALLSLDCGYLQDWMLHESDDDWRVQSATAGDSRAFADIGSHLCDLIEFVTGERIMRLTARTRRVFQDRGGNTVDTEDIAAVLVEMESGALGSLLVSQMAPGRKNALTLEIHGSRETLRFEQERPEELWLGGRESSALLLRDPATASADSARLQTLPAGHAMGYQDAFNGFMADVHAAIAGAEPEGLPTFADGRRAAIITDLVLQSASTNSWIEVPV
- a CDS encoding GNAT family N-acetyltransferase is translated as MTFRTPPAPLTLTGSLVELRPLERAHYDGLLEASGEGDLRARSWYTSVPTADGLEGEIERRLGLLEKGEMIPFTTFDATGRIIGMTSYYDIEETVPRLHIGYTWNRPSAHGTGTNAESKLLLLRHAFETLGVFRVGLTTQWVNQQSRAAIERLGAKQDGVMRAVSRYRNGALRDSVEYSIIEPEWPAVKAGLEARLATRSRA
- a CDS encoding SDR family oxidoreductase; the encoded protein is MTRTYVVTGAASGIGATTVRLLQERGERTIGIDLRGADIDADLSTAEGRTAAVAQAIEASGGVIDGVIACAGISAPKPITMSVNYFGVTEVLEGLLPALRASDAPRAAVVSSMASLQPNSARLVEAALSGDEAATLAVAEDLIAQDPRAGRAAYPSSKRAISRWVRRESITENWAGAGIPLNAVAPGTVITPMTQELLNNPEGLALVDAHVPMPLNYHQPAESIATLLIWLTSVENTHMAGQTIYVDGGADATLRGDDIWSWND